In the genome of Populus alba chromosome 11, ASM523922v2, whole genome shotgun sequence, one region contains:
- the LOC118051788 gene encoding uncharacterized protein has protein sequence MEEESQCLKTNGEEDFYENIEAPKFVDLNAPDHYHPGDDRYWFCLRVGCDQKHEEEMDSEAIYKKFVLRVMAARSPNIRLRRALYRKDSSANIKCPQTVPAKSSKPRVSRLALISSISKRMVDPKVRVKSLAKQNATPNVRAKQSVVSKALTTPRNKKRLSNPDAFCSVRNPKATAVAVPNSRVVAKALFHSPKKSTRTKTSIELDTTVKKICAGLKNLEIADGKKHALVCNRQLPSNAPRKQPRGREVKSRVYDGLLSQNCKGKEPKSFKCVMKKNKGKNSKQSHGPMPREGAENDFSDMEIEEKSRNGFPGACYNAKCDEGNDALEGPSTTVKIEASMVENKVEALSDAKANTPGCKEPNQRLYSRIHERGLGENDVPKLVASREDGNGANDRHGKEDKRNSSMDKGIDGPMESNDSKHIFISDEKENDREAIGSDNKENASASDDNREMDLNTGHLKRQILGKHESVKSTQKMAKAKRKPSKESFVTHATGAQELKHRKPRPTNPKPFRLRTDERGILKEATSEKKLHPAPLKEILPVTRFPGGNLQKKHQNALRRNDKSLEQTESANDTQEACEVQRNMTQKEQHQNQTSSLKNKERVIRKLSSAPQRHTVSSQQKLVAPLKKYSEDQTAAQNLGNVLKKTRSSFVRKVARPQETSSITNETLSIMIPGQLGVIKEDSPTFVRPKEAEKPRKRSASLEIKASASTVSRQSLQGKRSTTIPKEPNFHAIHTPKSCTRRVA, from the exons ATGGAAGAAGAATCTCAGTGTTTGAAAACCAACGGCGAAGAAGACTTCTACGAGAACATCGAGGCGCCGAAGTTCGTGGACCTTAACGCTCCCGATCACTACCACCCGGGCGATGACCGATATTGGTTCTGCTTGCGTGTTG GATGCGATCAAAAGCATGAAGAAGAAATGGATTCTGAAGCAATCtacaaaaaatttgttttacGG GTTATGGCTGCAAGGAGTCCCAACATACGGCTTCGGAGAGCTCTGTACAGAAAGGATTCAAG TGCCAATATTAAATGTCCCCAGACAGTTCCAGCAAAATCTTCAAAACCTCGAGTATCAAGATTGGCCCTCATTTCCTCGATATCTAAAAGAATGGTTGATCCCAAAGTGAGAGTCAAATCCCTTGCTAAACAAAATGCAACCCCAAATGTGAGGGCAAAGCAATCTGTTGTATCCAAGGCTCTGACAACTCCAAGGAACAAAAAGCGACTGTCAAATCCTGATGCATTTTGTAGTGTTAGGAATCCGAAAGCAACAGCCGTAGCAGTGCCAAATAGTAGAGTGGTAGCGAAGGCATTATTTCATTCACCTAAGAAGTCAACGAGGACAAAGACTTCAATTGAATTGGATACAACTGTCAAGAAAATATGTGCAGGTCTAAAGAATCTTGAGATCGCTGATGGAAAGAAGCATGCTTTGGTGTGTAATAGACAGTTGCCTTCAAATGCTCCAAGGAAACAACCACGAGGACGAGAGGTTAAAAGCAGAGTTTATGATGGACTACTTTCTCAAAATTGTAAGGGAAAGGAACCCAAATCTTTCAAATGTGTGATGAAAAAGAACAAGGGAAAGAACTCGAAGCAGAGTCATGGTCCCATGCCTCGAGAAGGGGCTGAAAATGATTTCAGTGACATGGAGATTGAGGAGAAATCAAGAAATGGTTTTCCTGGCGCCTGCTATAATGCTAAATGTGATGAAGGAAATGATGCCCTTGAAGGGCCCTCAACAACTGTAAAAATAGAAGCATCGATGGTTGAGAACAAAGTTGAAGCCTTGTCAGATGCCAAGGCAAATACCCCGGGATGCAAGGAGCCAAATCAAAGACTTTATTCCCGGATCCACGAGAGGGGCTTGGGAGAAAATGATGTTCCCAAACTTGTAGCTTCAAGAGAAGATGGCAATGGTGCCAATGACAGACATGGCAAAGAAGACAAAAGGAACTCGAGTATGGATAAGGGCATTGATGGTCCCATGGAGAGTAATGATAGTAAACATATTTTCATCTCAGATGAAAAGGAAAATGACAGAGAAGCCATTGGGAGCGACAATAAGGAAAATGCTTCAGCCTCTGATGATAACAG AGAAATGGATCTCAATACTGGCCACTTGAAAAGACAAATCCTTGGCAAGCATGAGAGTGTGAAGAGCACTCAAAAG ATGGCCAAAGCAAAGAGGAAGCCATCCAAAGAGAGCTTCGTTACTCATGCCACTGGTGCTCAAGAACTAAAACATAGAAAACCTAGGCCTACAAATCCCAAGCCTTTTCGGCTGAGAACTGAT gAAAGAGGGATTCTTAAGGAAGCAACCTCAGAGAAGAAGCTCCACCCTGCTCCTCTGAAAGAAATCCTGCCAGTTACGAGGTTCCCAGGAGGGAATTTACAGAAAAAACATCAGAATGCATTACGA AGAAATGACAAGAGCCTTGAACAAACCGAATCAGCCAATGACACTCAGGAAGCATGTGAAGTGCAAAGAAACATGACACAGAAGGAGCAACAT CAAAACCAGACTTCCAGcttgaagaacaaagaaagagtGATACGAAAATTATCTTCAGCTCCACAGAGACACACAGTTTCGTCACAACAGAAGCTTGTGGCCCCACTGAAGAAATATAGCGAGGATCAGACAGCAGCTCAAAATCTGGGGAACGTCTTGAAGAAGACCAGATCATCATTTGTGAGAAAAGTCGCAAGGCCTCAAGA GACCTCATCGATTACAAACGAAACACTCTCGATTATGATACCTGGTCAACTAGGTGTGATAAAGGAAGACTCGCCAACATTCGTGAGACCCAAAGAAGCTGAAAAGCCTAGAAAACGCAGTGCTTCCCTGGAAATCAAAGCTTCTGCTTCTACTGTCTCCAGGCAATCACTACAGGGGAAGAGGTCAACAACTATTCCAAAGGAACCGAATTTTCATGCCATCCACACACCAAAGAGCTGCACACGAAGAGTGGCTTAg
- the LOC118051789 gene encoding proline iminopeptidase isoform X1, with protein MSLLGFTSSLVSFTPSHPLPSLTPLLPSLSCLSIRRRNPLLLSVRNLDYKCESQASGLYMEPVKESVELNRNLYANIEPYETGFLKVSDLHSIYYEQSGSPSGHPVVFLHGGPGGGTAPSNRRFFDPEFYRIILFDQRGAGKSTPHACLEENTTWDLIADIEKLREHLKIPEWQVFGGSWGSTLALAYSQSHPEKVTGLVLRGIFLLRKKEIDWFYEGGAAAIFPDAWESFRDFIPENERGCFVDAYSKRLNSDDLETQYAAARAWTKWEMMTAHLLPNEETVKRGDDDIFSLAFARIENHYFVNKGFFPSDSFLLENVDKIRHINTTIVQGRYDVCCPMMSAWDLHKAWPEADLKVVPDAGHSAYEPGITAELVAANEKLKNIIKNGP; from the exons ATGAGTTTATTAGGCTTCACTAGTTCACTCGTCTCTTTCACACCTTCTCATCCCCTTCCTTCCCTCACTCCTCTTCTCCCTTCACTCTCCTGTCTTTCCATCA GAAGAAGGAATCCTTTACTGTTAAGTGTGAGAAATCTTGATTACAAGTGTGAATCACAGGCAAGTGGGTTGTACATGGAACCAGTCAAGGAGTCAGTGGAATTAAATAGGAATCTTTATGCAAATATAGAGCCTTATGAGACTGGTTTTTTGAAGGTCTCTGATCTTCACTCAATCTACTATGAACAATCAGGAAGTCCCTCTGGGCAT CCTGTTGTCTTTCTTCATGGGGGCCCAGGAGGAGGAACTGCACCGAGTAACCGAAGATTTTTTGATCCTGAATTTTACAGAATCATTTTGTTTGACCAG CGAGGTGCCGGAAAGAGCACACCCCATGCTTGCTTGGAGGAAAATACCACTTGGGATCTCATTGCTGACATTGAAAAGCTAAGGGAACACTTGAAAATTCCGGAATGGCAG GTTTTTGGTGGATCATGGGGAAGTACACTGGCACTTGCGTACAGCCAATCACATCCTGAAAAG gttactGGACTGGTCCTTCGAGGGATTTTTCTTTTGCGAAAGAAAGAGATTGACTGGTTTTATGAAGGTGGTGCTGCTGCTATATTTCCTGATG CTTGGGAGTCATTCAGAGATTTTATTCCAGAAAATGAAAGGGGATGTTTCGTAGATGCTTACAGCAAGAGATTAAACTCTGATGATTTGGAAACACAA TATGCAGCTGCAAGAGCATGGACCAAATGGGAAATGATGACTGCCCATCTTCTTCCAAATGAAGAGACTGTCAAGAGAGGGgatgatgatattttttccTTG GCATTTGCAAGGATTGAAAATCATTACTTTGTGAACAAGGGGTTTTTTCCTTCAGATTCTTTCCTATTAGAAAATGTTGATAAAATAAGACACATCAACACTACAATTGTACAG GGGAGATATGATGTTTGCTGTCCTATGATGTCTGCTTGGGATCTTCATAAGGCATGGCCAGAGGCAGATCTAAAG GTTGTCCCAGACGCAGGGCATTCTGCTTATGAACCAGGAATAACCGCAGAGCTTGTGGCAGCAAATGAGAAACTCAAAAACATCATCAAGAATGGACCGTGA
- the LOC118051789 gene encoding proline iminopeptidase isoform X2, translated as MSLLGFTSSLVSFTPSHPLPSLTPLLPSLSCLSIRRRNPLLLSVRNLDYKCESQASGLYMEPVKESVELNRNLYANIEPYETGFLKVSDLHSIYYEQSGSPSGHPVVFLHGGPGGGTAPSNRRFFDPEFYRIILFDQRGAGKSTPHACLEENTTWDLIADIEKLREHLKIPEWQVFGGSWGSTLALAYSQSHPEKVTGLVLRGIFLLRKKEIDWFYEGGAAAIFPDAWESFRDFIPENERGCFVDAYSKRLNSDDLETQYAAARAWTKWEMMTAHLLPNEETVKRGDDDIFSLAFARIENHYFVNKGFFPSDSFLLENVDKIRHINTTIVQRVEMG; from the exons ATGAGTTTATTAGGCTTCACTAGTTCACTCGTCTCTTTCACACCTTCTCATCCCCTTCCTTCCCTCACTCCTCTTCTCCCTTCACTCTCCTGTCTTTCCATCA GAAGAAGGAATCCTTTACTGTTAAGTGTGAGAAATCTTGATTACAAGTGTGAATCACAGGCAAGTGGGTTGTACATGGAACCAGTCAAGGAGTCAGTGGAATTAAATAGGAATCTTTATGCAAATATAGAGCCTTATGAGACTGGTTTTTTGAAGGTCTCTGATCTTCACTCAATCTACTATGAACAATCAGGAAGTCCCTCTGGGCAT CCTGTTGTCTTTCTTCATGGGGGCCCAGGAGGAGGAACTGCACCGAGTAACCGAAGATTTTTTGATCCTGAATTTTACAGAATCATTTTGTTTGACCAG CGAGGTGCCGGAAAGAGCACACCCCATGCTTGCTTGGAGGAAAATACCACTTGGGATCTCATTGCTGACATTGAAAAGCTAAGGGAACACTTGAAAATTCCGGAATGGCAG GTTTTTGGTGGATCATGGGGAAGTACACTGGCACTTGCGTACAGCCAATCACATCCTGAAAAG gttactGGACTGGTCCTTCGAGGGATTTTTCTTTTGCGAAAGAAAGAGATTGACTGGTTTTATGAAGGTGGTGCTGCTGCTATATTTCCTGATG CTTGGGAGTCATTCAGAGATTTTATTCCAGAAAATGAAAGGGGATGTTTCGTAGATGCTTACAGCAAGAGATTAAACTCTGATGATTTGGAAACACAA TATGCAGCTGCAAGAGCATGGACCAAATGGGAAATGATGACTGCCCATCTTCTTCCAAATGAAGAGACTGTCAAGAGAGGGgatgatgatattttttccTTG GCATTTGCAAGGATTGAAAATCATTACTTTGTGAACAAGGGGTTTTTTCCTTCAGATTCTTTCCTATTAGAAAATGTTGATAAAATAAGACACATCAACACTACAATTGTACAG AGAGTGGAAATGGGATGA
- the LOC118051839 gene encoding uncharacterized protein isoform X3, with the protein MSDYLLTTLLTKKKEIDYIIRDTIDKVLVLRFGRASDPVCLHLDDILQLSKSAREVSKFATVALVDIDSEDVQVYVNYFDITLVPSTVFFFNAHHMKMDSGTADHTKWVGAFHRKQDFIDVVEDHFYYKGIKLDARCFCGEQS; encoded by the exons ATGAGTGATTACCTATTAACAACGCTGCttacaaagaagaaagaaatcgaCTACATTATCAGAGATACAATCGACAAGGTCCTTGTCCTCCGCTTCGGCCGCGCCTCCGATCCCGTTTGTCTCCATCTCGATGACATT TTGCAGTTATCGAAATCAGCTCGTGAGGTTTCGAAATTTGCAACAGTAGCCTTGGTAGACATTGATTCCGAGGATGTTCAAGTTTACGTCAACTATTTTGACATAACTTTGGTTCCTTCTACTGTTTTCTTCTTCAACGCTCATCATATGAAAATGGATTCTGG GACTGCAGATCACACTAAATGGGTTGGTGCTTTTCACAGAAAACAAGATTTCATTGATGTAGTTGAG GACCATTTCTATTATAAAGGTATTAAGCTTGATGCTAGGTGCTTTTGTGGAGAACAATCCTAA
- the LOC118051839 gene encoding uncharacterized protein isoform X1 produces MSDYLLTTLLTKKKEIDYIIRDTIDKVLVLRFGRASDPVCLHLDDILQLSKSAREVSKFATVALVDIDSEDVQVYVNYFDITLVPSTVFFFNAHHMKMDSGTADHTKWVGAFHRKQDFIDVVEAIFRAAMKGKLIANCPLPPERIPRYELLYKNL; encoded by the exons ATGAGTGATTACCTATTAACAACGCTGCttacaaagaagaaagaaatcgaCTACATTATCAGAGATACAATCGACAAGGTCCTTGTCCTCCGCTTCGGCCGCGCCTCCGATCCCGTTTGTCTCCATCTCGATGACATT TTGCAGTTATCGAAATCAGCTCGTGAGGTTTCGAAATTTGCAACAGTAGCCTTGGTAGACATTGATTCCGAGGATGTTCAAGTTTACGTCAACTATTTTGACATAACTTTGGTTCCTTCTACTGTTTTCTTCTTCAACGCTCATCATATGAAAATGGATTCTGG GACTGCAGATCACACTAAATGGGTTGGTGCTTTTCACAGAAAACAAGATTTCATTGATGTAGTTGAG GCCATATTCAGAGCAGCCATGAAAGGCAAGCTGATCGCGAATTGCCCCCTGCCCCCAGAGCGGATACCAAGATATGAGTTGTTGTACAAAAACTTGTAA
- the LOC118051839 gene encoding uncharacterized protein isoform X2 has protein sequence MSDYLLTTLLTKKKEIDYIIRDTIDKVLVLRFGRASDPVCLHLDDILSKSAREVSKFATVALVDIDSEDVQVYVNYFDITLVPSTVFFFNAHHMKMDSGTADHTKWVGAFHRKQDFIDVVEAIFRAAMKGKLIANCPLPPERIPRYELLYKNL, from the exons ATGAGTGATTACCTATTAACAACGCTGCttacaaagaagaaagaaatcgaCTACATTATCAGAGATACAATCGACAAGGTCCTTGTCCTCCGCTTCGGCCGCGCCTCCGATCCCGTTTGTCTCCATCTCGATGACATT TTATCGAAATCAGCTCGTGAGGTTTCGAAATTTGCAACAGTAGCCTTGGTAGACATTGATTCCGAGGATGTTCAAGTTTACGTCAACTATTTTGACATAACTTTGGTTCCTTCTACTGTTTTCTTCTTCAACGCTCATCATATGAAAATGGATTCTGG GACTGCAGATCACACTAAATGGGTTGGTGCTTTTCACAGAAAACAAGATTTCATTGATGTAGTTGAG GCCATATTCAGAGCAGCCATGAAAGGCAAGCTGATCGCGAATTGCCCCCTGCCCCCAGAGCGGATACCAAGATATGAGTTGTTGTACAAAAACTTGTAA
- the LOC118051793 gene encoding malate dehydrogenase, glyoxysomal, with the protein MESIREASQRIARISAHLQPPNSQTEESCVLKRADCRAKGGAPGFKVAILGAAGGIGQPLAMLMKMNPLVSVLHLYDVVNTPGVTADIGHMDTGAVVRGFLGQPQLENALTGMDLVIIPAGVPRKPGMTRDDLFNINAGIVRTLCEGIAKCCPNAIVNLISNPVNSTVPIAAEVFKKAGTYDPKRLLGVTMLDVVRANTFVAEVLGLHPKEVDVPVVGGHAGVTILPLLSQVKPPSSFTPEETENLTKRIQDGGTEVVQAKAGAGSATLSMAYAAVKFADACLRGLRGDAGVVECAFVASEVTELPFFATKVRLGRRGAEEVYQLGPLNEYERVGLERAKKELAESIQKGVSFIRK; encoded by the exons ATGGAGTCCATCAGAGAGGCTAGCCAAAGGATTGCAAGGATATCAGCTCATCTCCAACCTCCAAATTCCCAG ACGGAGGAAAGCTGTGTTTTGAAGAGAGCTGATTGCAGAGCGAAAGGCGGGGCACCAGGGTTCAAAGTCGCTATCTTGGGTGCTGCTGGAGGAATTGGCCAGCCTCTTGCGATGCTTATGAAGATGAATCCTTTGGTCTCTGTTCTTCATCTTTATGATGTTGTCAATACTCCTGGTGTCACTGCTGATATTGGTCACATGGACACTGGCGCCGTG GTTCGGGGTTTCCTAGGGCAGCCGCAGCTTGAGAATGCTCTTACAGGGATGGACCTTGTGATCATACCTGCTGGCGTGCCAAGGAAGCCTGGAATGACTAGAGATGATCTATTCAACATCAATGCTGGGATCGTCAGAACTCTTTGCGAAGGAATTGCAAAGTGCTGCCCGAATGCAATTGTCAACTTGATCAGTAATCCAGTCAATTCTACAGTTCCAATTGCAGcagaggttttcaagaaagctGGAACTTATGATCCAAAGCGACTTCTAGGAGTTACAATGCTTGATGTTGTGAGAGCAAACACATTCGTG GCAGAAGTTCTGGGACTTCATCCTAAGGAAGTTGATGTTCCAGTTGTTGGAGGCCACGCTGGAGTCACAATTTTGCCTCTTCTGTCACAG GTTAAGCCTCCTTCCTCCTTCACCCCTGAAGAAACTGAAAACCTGACCAAACGAATTCAAGATGGTGGAACAGAGGTTGttcag GCGAAAGCTGGGGCTGGCTCTGCAACACTGTCAATG GCGTATGCAGCTGTTAAATTTGCAGATGCCTGCCTTCGTGGCTTGAGGGGAGATGCTGGTGTTGTGGAATGTGCATTTGTAGCTTCTGAG GTGACAGAACTCCCATTCTTCGCAACCAAGGTACGACTCGGCCGCAGAGGGGCCGAGGAAGTCTATCAACTTGGTCCCCTAAACGAATATGAGAG GGTGGGGTTGGAAAGGGCTAAAAAAGAGTTGGCAGAAAGCATTCAGAAGGGGGTTTCCTTCATCAGGAAATAG
- the LOC118051794 gene encoding protein TUNICAMYCIN INDUCED 1-like, producing the protein MEPKKDGNGLLVLAPFHLAGPIEIWVQDAKDMRISLPHDVDAGVLKKVILADGAVVPVKGARSVSLRRPIDLPLPLYRTRSGFASGLLTLAEELRQAVRSEGAPLLSPRIVGPTSFTSPSSSPSSNNRLKLKRLAPGLEELSLPAKSQPVDALSTVDLEQATTVLTPKHFTTMWPFASVNGSNSNLVDLEKLLTSMLGPKANKKGSFKLLKADVSAQTFVKTGFGVEKKLKGVDGLGLEAIPK; encoded by the exons ATGGAACCAAAAAAGGATGGTAATGGGTTGCTTGTTTTAGCTCCGTTTCATCTTGCTGGGCCCATCGAGATATGGGTTCAGGATGCCAAAGATATGCGCATTTCATTGCCG CATGATGTGGATGCTGGTGTCTTGAAGAAAGTCATTTTAGCAGATGGTGCTGTTGTCCCGGTGAAGGGTGCGAGATCAGTTAGTCTGCGTCGCCCGATTGATCTTCCATTGCCTCTATATCGAACTCGATCTGGTTTTGCTTCTGGGCTTCTAACCTTAGCTGAAGAGCTGCGTCAAGCTGTTCGTTCTGAAGGGGCTCCACTCCTCTCTCCGAGGATTGTTGGGCCCACCTCGTTCACATCTCCATCATCATCACCTTCTTCTAATAACAGACTCAAGCTGAAGCGCCTTGCTCCTGGACTTGAGGAGCTATCCTTGCCTGCAAAATCTCAACCTGTTGATGCCCTCTCCACCGTTGATTTGGAACAAGCTACTACTGTTCTAACTCCTAAACATTTCACTACAATGTGGCCATTCGCTTCTGTGAATGGCTCAAACTCGAACTTGGTTGATCTTGAGAAATTGCTTACCTCTATGTTGGGTCCCAAGGCTAATAAGAAAGGTTCCTTCAAGTTGTTGAAGGCAGATGTGTCAGCTCAGACATTTGTTAAGACAGGGTTTGGTGttgagaagaaattgaaaggagTAGATGGGCTTGGTCTGGAGGCTATTCCTAAATGA